Proteins co-encoded in one Rhodococcus sp. PAMC28707 genomic window:
- a CDS encoding AI-2E family transporter, translated as MEPRHASDATPSSVSESWSLPRGVIVLLGLASLVVCVAGTRAFSGVVGPTFLALMLTVAVHPFPEWLRRRGFPAWIATIIAIVLVYSILLVLVLALVVSTARLATLLPTYADEFDSLVDSVRTLLSNNGIGQDQIQNLMSKIDAGTVFGVIDSLLVDVLGIFSNLLFVLVLLLFMAVDGSSFSTRISTLVGTRPDIAGAFVSFSTGTRTYLIVSTIFGLIVAVIDAGALWAMGISLPVLWGLLSFITNYIPNIGFVLGLIPPALLALLQGGPTLMIAVIVVYSVVNVVIQSIIQPKFVGDAVGLSVTLTFLSLVFWSWVLGPLGAVLAIPLTLMAKALLVDIDPATRWADILMSAGDGRATDAAPDPADLEAADPEVADPEAADSGSEEDVGGAADSDGDEDAALVAGSPRTSKDPAEE; from the coding sequence ATGGAACCGCGACATGCATCGGATGCGACGCCGTCGAGTGTGTCGGAGTCGTGGTCGCTCCCGCGCGGGGTGATCGTGTTGCTGGGGCTTGCCTCACTCGTCGTCTGCGTCGCCGGAACGCGTGCGTTCTCCGGCGTGGTGGGGCCGACGTTTCTTGCCTTGATGCTGACCGTCGCGGTACATCCGTTTCCAGAGTGGCTGCGACGCAGGGGTTTTCCGGCATGGATCGCAACGATCATCGCGATTGTTCTCGTGTACTCCATTCTTCTCGTGTTGGTATTGGCACTCGTCGTATCGACCGCCCGGCTTGCGACGCTGTTGCCGACCTACGCCGATGAATTCGACAGTCTCGTCGACAGCGTTCGGACTCTTTTGTCGAACAACGGAATTGGGCAAGACCAGATTCAAAATTTGATGTCGAAAATCGATGCGGGCACGGTGTTCGGGGTGATCGACAGTCTTCTCGTGGACGTGCTGGGTATTTTCTCCAACTTGCTTTTCGTCCTCGTGCTGCTGTTGTTCATGGCGGTCGACGGCAGTTCGTTCAGTACTCGGATATCGACATTGGTCGGTACCCGGCCCGATATCGCGGGCGCATTCGTGTCCTTCTCTACGGGCACTCGTACTTATCTGATCGTCTCGACGATCTTCGGCTTGATCGTTGCCGTCATCGACGCAGGTGCACTGTGGGCAATGGGTATCTCACTTCCAGTGTTGTGGGGGCTGTTGTCGTTCATCACGAATTACATTCCCAACATCGGATTCGTTCTCGGACTGATTCCGCCCGCTCTGCTGGCACTGTTGCAGGGCGGGCCCACTCTGATGATCGCGGTGATCGTCGTCTACAGCGTCGTCAACGTCGTCATCCAGTCGATCATTCAGCCGAAGTTCGTCGGTGACGCTGTGGGACTGTCGGTCACGCTGACATTTCTCTCGCTCGTGTTCTGGTCCTGGGTTCTCGGTCCGCTCGGAGCAGTCCTCGCCATTCCGTTGACCTTGATGGCCAAAGCGTTGTTGGTGGACATCGATCCAGCAACCAGGTGGGCGGACATTCTGATGTCCGCTGGTGACGGCCGGGCCACCGATGCGGCACCGGACCCCGCCGATCTCGAGGCCGCTGATCCTGAGGTCGCTGATCCTGAGGCTGCTGATTCCGGCAGTGAGGAAGATGTCGGTGGCGCCGCGGATTCGGATGGTGATGAGGACGCAGCTCTCGTGGCAGGATCGCCTCGTACGAGTAAGGATCCGGCCGAGGAGTGA
- a CDS encoding LCP family protein: protein MAAMSVLVLVVTGFAWRSVDDLRSNIATAGRLGLGGGSDGAVDILMVGTDSRTDAHGNALTQSELDSLRAGDEVASNTDTIVLIRVPNDGSSATAISIPRDAYVEVPGIGKSKINAAYGATKENKRLELVEQGVADTDADSQSTEAGREALIESVADLTGVTVDHYAEVGLLGFVLLTDAVGGVNVCLNAPVDEPLSGANFPGGEQTLSGADALSFVRQRHDLPRGDLDRIVRQQVFMASLVRSVLSAKTLSNPSKLSQLSSAVQRSVVLDSDWDIIQFATRLQDLAGGKVKFETIPAVDINGVTDYGESIVEVDPDAVKTYVEGLLDGSADEQDSAPTTDAPTVDPSSVTVDVANDSGIDGLANGVAASLGSLGYTSGSVGNYEGSSVSTTTIQAADPDSDAARSVATALGGLEVASDDTLPRDTVRVVLASDYSGPGADGSTTSPTTSSPTTEETLASSAGESPAPPIDAGSAGPACVN from the coding sequence ATCGCGGCCATGTCCGTTCTCGTGCTGGTCGTGACAGGGTTCGCTTGGCGAAGCGTCGACGACCTTCGCTCGAACATCGCTACTGCAGGGCGCCTCGGTCTGGGTGGTGGCTCCGACGGCGCCGTGGACATCCTCATGGTCGGCACCGACAGCCGCACCGACGCGCACGGCAATGCGCTGACGCAAAGCGAGCTCGATTCACTGCGCGCCGGTGACGAGGTGGCATCGAACACCGACACGATCGTGCTCATTCGCGTACCGAACGACGGTTCTTCGGCAACCGCGATCTCGATACCCCGGGATGCGTACGTCGAGGTTCCTGGAATCGGAAAGTCCAAGATCAACGCGGCCTACGGCGCAACGAAGGAGAACAAGCGCCTCGAACTAGTCGAACAAGGTGTGGCCGATACGGACGCGGACTCACAGTCGACCGAAGCCGGACGCGAGGCGCTCATCGAGTCGGTGGCCGATCTGACGGGGGTCACCGTGGATCACTACGCCGAGGTGGGTCTGCTCGGTTTCGTACTGCTGACCGATGCTGTCGGTGGCGTGAACGTATGCCTCAATGCCCCTGTGGACGAGCCGCTGTCCGGAGCGAACTTTCCTGGCGGGGAGCAGACACTGTCCGGTGCGGACGCGTTGAGTTTCGTCCGGCAACGACACGATCTTCCGCGAGGCGACCTGGACCGAATCGTGCGTCAGCAGGTATTCATGGCATCACTCGTGCGGAGTGTGCTGAGTGCGAAAACGTTGAGCAACCCCAGCAAGTTGAGCCAGCTCAGCTCCGCGGTCCAACGTTCAGTTGTCCTCGATTCCGATTGGGACATAATACAATTCGCGACCCGCTTGCAGGATCTGGCGGGCGGTAAGGTCAAATTCGAGACCATCCCCGCCGTCGACATCAACGGTGTGACCGACTACGGCGAATCGATTGTCGAGGTCGATCCCGATGCAGTGAAGACCTACGTCGAGGGGCTTCTCGACGGATCTGCCGACGAGCAGGACTCTGCACCGACAACCGACGCTCCCACCGTCGATCCGTCGTCGGTGACGGTAGATGTTGCCAACGACAGCGGAATCGACGGACTCGCCAACGGTGTGGCAGCGTCGCTCGGATCACTCGGATACACGAGCGGCTCGGTCGGAAACTACGAGGGATCCTCGGTCTCCACCACGACGATTCAAGCGGCAGATCCGGACAGTGATGCAGCGCGATCGGTGGCAACTGCTCTCGGCGGGCTCGAAGTGGCCTCCGACGACACATTGCCGCGCGACACCGTTCGGGTGGTACTGGCCTCGGACTACTCCGGCCCCGGCGCAGACGGCAGCACCACATCCCCGACCACCTCATCCCCAACCACCGAGGAAACGCTCGCGAGCAGTGCAGGCGAATCGCCTGCACCGCCGATCGACGCAGGCTCGGCGGGCCCTGCCTGCGTCAATTGA
- the purE gene encoding 5-(carboxyamino)imidazole ribonucleotide mutase: MTEPLGPQVGLIMGSDSDWPTMEAAADALAEFGIRFEVGVVSAHRTPKRMLDYATSAAERGLSVIIAGAGGAAHLPGMVASATPLPVIGVPVPLKYLDGMDSLLSIVQMPAGIPVATVSIGGARNAGLLAARILGASDPELRSRIEKFQRDLEAMVLDKDAALRAKLLG, translated from the coding sequence ATGACCGAACCACTGGGCCCTCAGGTCGGCCTCATCATGGGCAGCGACTCCGACTGGCCGACGATGGAGGCCGCAGCGGACGCATTGGCCGAATTCGGGATTCGCTTCGAGGTCGGTGTCGTCTCGGCGCACCGCACACCCAAGCGCATGCTCGACTATGCGACGAGCGCGGCCGAGCGGGGGCTCAGCGTGATCATCGCCGGAGCCGGTGGAGCAGCTCATCTGCCAGGTATGGTCGCTTCGGCTACGCCGCTGCCGGTCATCGGTGTACCTGTTCCCTTGAAGTACTTGGACGGTATGGATTCACTGCTGTCGATCGTGCAGATGCCCGCTGGTATACCGGTTGCCACGGTGTCGATCGGTGGCGCCCGCAACGCAGGGCTCCTCGCGGCTCGCATTCTGGGCGCCTCTGACCCCGAGCTACGGTCGCGAATCGAGAAGTTCCAACGAGACCTCGAGGCAATGGTGCTCGACAAGGACGCGGCGCTGCGCGCCAAACTCCTCGGGTAA
- a CDS encoding 5-(carboxyamino)imidazole ribonucleotide synthase — protein MTRYEAVTGLSPRPTTPRSSSTGMPVVAMIGGGQLARMTHQAAIALGQTLRVLSAGADEPAAQVTADVVLGHHDDLNALRAVATGSNVVTFDHEQVPTEHLEVLVAEGVNVQPPPSALIYAQDKLKMRRKLGELGIPIPKFAEVTWVGDVTTFGDAHGWPVVVKSIRGGYDGRGVWMPKDADEAEGIVARQLDLGVALMVEEKVELRRELSAMVGRSPFGQGAAWPVVETVQRDGQCAVVIAPAGSLDDDVAIGAERMALGLAAELGVVGAMAVELFETVDGAILVNELAMRPHNSGHWSMDGCRTSQFEQHVRAVLDYPLGDTTPLAPVTVMANILGAPQAPTMTMDERLHHLFARMPDAKVHLYGKSEREARKIGHVNVLGAPNGQASDKAYVAAVREKAERAAHWMSHAEWTDGWDPHQ, from the coding sequence ATGACACGATATGAAGCCGTGACAGGTCTATCTCCGCGCCCCACCACCCCCCGTAGTTCGTCCACCGGAATGCCGGTAGTGGCGATGATCGGCGGAGGCCAGTTGGCGCGAATGACGCATCAGGCCGCAATTGCGCTCGGCCAAACCCTACGAGTCCTCTCCGCAGGCGCCGATGAGCCGGCCGCGCAGGTCACCGCCGATGTCGTACTCGGACACCACGACGACCTGAACGCCCTCCGCGCGGTCGCCACGGGATCCAACGTCGTCACGTTCGACCATGAGCAGGTACCGACCGAACATCTCGAAGTCCTCGTCGCGGAAGGCGTCAACGTACAGCCACCGCCGTCGGCGCTGATCTACGCACAGGACAAGCTGAAGATGCGTCGGAAACTGGGTGAGCTCGGGATTCCGATCCCGAAATTCGCCGAGGTCACCTGGGTGGGAGATGTCACAACTTTCGGCGACGCCCACGGGTGGCCGGTGGTAGTCAAATCCATCCGTGGTGGATACGACGGACGCGGTGTCTGGATGCCGAAGGATGCCGACGAGGCAGAGGGCATCGTGGCGCGTCAACTCGATCTCGGCGTCGCACTGATGGTCGAGGAGAAGGTCGAACTGCGACGCGAGCTCTCCGCCATGGTCGGTAGGTCCCCGTTCGGACAGGGCGCGGCGTGGCCTGTAGTGGAAACGGTTCAGCGCGACGGGCAATGCGCGGTGGTCATTGCACCGGCAGGCTCGCTCGACGACGATGTGGCCATCGGCGCCGAAAGAATGGCATTGGGGCTTGCCGCCGAGCTGGGAGTCGTCGGCGCAATGGCAGTCGAGCTGTTCGAGACCGTCGACGGCGCCATCCTCGTCAACGAACTCGCGATGCGTCCGCACAACTCCGGGCATTGGAGCATGGACGGATGCCGAACTTCGCAGTTCGAGCAGCATGTTCGTGCGGTACTCGACTACCCACTGGGTGATACGACGCCGTTGGCGCCGGTCACGGTCATGGCCAACATTCTCGGGGCACCGCAGGCCCCGACGATGACGATGGACGAACGGCTTCATCACCTCTTCGCGCGGATGCCGGACGCCAAGGTGCACCTCTATGGCAAGAGCGAGCGCGAAGCCCGCAAGATCGGCCATGTCAACGTACTCGGAGCACCGAACGGGCAAGCATCGGACAAGGCGTACGTGGCCGCTGTCCGGGAGAAAGCAGAACGCGCGGCACACTGGATGTCGCACGCAGAATGGACCGACGGATGGGACCCGCACCAATGA
- a CDS encoding TIGR03089 family protein, with amino-acid sequence MASTLTQELLDPILATDPAGPRVTYYDDETGERVEVSTITLANWAAKTANLLCDEFGLAPGAKVSVLLPAHWQSAAVLLGAWWAGAEVVLTADDTAELALVHGSRIDEAGDIPEILALSLDAFGKPVPDLPIGVTDYATSVRVHGDQFRPTGAGAALDGRSVEEVLAEARTRAQAHSLQTGDRVLSSLPWGTTEELIDGLLSVLVSGSSLVQVSNPDPTKTDRRTTTEKVTKTLG; translated from the coding sequence GTGGCCTCAACGTTGACGCAGGAACTGCTCGATCCGATACTCGCGACCGACCCCGCCGGTCCACGAGTGACGTATTACGACGACGAGACGGGTGAACGGGTCGAGGTATCGACGATCACGCTCGCCAATTGGGCTGCGAAGACCGCCAACCTGTTGTGCGACGAGTTCGGTCTCGCACCGGGTGCCAAGGTCAGTGTTCTACTACCCGCCCACTGGCAGAGCGCGGCCGTCCTGCTCGGTGCGTGGTGGGCAGGTGCAGAGGTCGTCCTCACCGCAGACGACACGGCAGAGCTCGCACTCGTGCACGGTTCTCGAATCGACGAGGCCGGCGACATACCCGAAATACTTGCCCTCTCGCTCGACGCGTTCGGCAAACCGGTTCCCGATCTTCCTATCGGAGTGACCGACTACGCAACCTCGGTACGCGTGCACGGAGACCAATTTCGGCCGACTGGCGCTGGCGCTGCTCTCGACGGACGATCGGTCGAGGAAGTTTTGGCGGAGGCACGCACCCGCGCTCAGGCACATTCGTTGCAGACCGGAGACCGCGTGCTCTCGTCGTTGCCGTGGGGTACGACCGAGGAATTGATCGATGGACTGTTGTCGGTTTTGGTTTCAGGCAGCTCGCTCGTGCAAGTGAGCAACCCGGACCCGACGAAGACCGACCGCCGCACCACTACCGAAAAGGTCACCAAGACACTCGGTTAG
- a CDS encoding response regulator transcription factor: MTEVLLAEDDEAIATPLSRALGREGYTVTVEQTGPAALQRALDGNYDLLILDLGLPGMDGLEVCRQVRANSSELAVLMLTARTDEVDFVVGLDAGADDYVGKPFRLAELMARVRALLRRRGPGEDTPIEVGGIRLEPAARRVLVNGTEIALANKEYELLKVLLDHAGQVVSRETILREVWGDAELRGSKTLDMHMSWLRRKIGDEGSVAERRIATVRGVGFRINSD; the protein is encoded by the coding sequence GTGACCGAAGTGCTGCTTGCAGAAGACGACGAAGCAATTGCTACCCCCCTCTCGCGAGCGCTCGGGCGTGAGGGGTACACGGTGACGGTCGAGCAGACCGGTCCAGCTGCCCTCCAGCGTGCCCTCGACGGGAACTACGACCTGCTGATTCTCGACCTCGGTCTGCCGGGGATGGACGGCCTGGAAGTCTGTCGGCAGGTTCGCGCCAACAGCTCCGAACTTGCCGTCCTGATGTTGACGGCGCGGACGGATGAGGTGGACTTCGTGGTCGGGCTCGACGCCGGCGCCGACGACTACGTAGGTAAGCCGTTTCGACTCGCCGAACTCATGGCCCGCGTGAGGGCCTTGCTTCGGCGGCGCGGTCCCGGTGAGGACACCCCGATCGAGGTCGGCGGTATCAGGCTCGAGCCTGCAGCCAGGCGAGTGCTGGTGAACGGAACCGAAATCGCATTGGCGAACAAGGAATACGAGCTGCTCAAAGTGCTCCTCGACCATGCTGGGCAAGTCGTCTCCCGCGAGACGATTCTCCGGGAAGTATGGGGCGACGCGGAACTCCGCGGCTCCAAGACACTCGACATGCACATGTCATGGCTGCGCCGGAAGATCGGTGACGAGGGATCGGTTGCCGAGCGCCGCATCGCCACCGTGCGCGGAGTCGGGTTCCGGATCAACAGCGACTGA
- a CDS encoding biotin--[acetyl-CoA-carboxylase] ligase, producing the protein MWTNLDRPPLDVAALRRALVDGPQASWSRLDVVEQTGSTNADLIARADGLADRTALVAEHQDSGRGRHSRPFSGAPRSQILLSVLMKFPGIDPAVLGWLPLLTGVAVVDALRTVAAVDAALKWPNDVLIEGRKVAGILAEVATYGPHPVVVVGIGLNVSMTTEELPVPTATSLVLESAVVADRDTILRAILRGIGAEVDSWKNSGWNTEHLAQRYRERCDTVGRRVRVEMPGDRVLVGEATDVDVHGRIVVRDDESGQSVAVAAGDVTHLRAVDPE; encoded by the coding sequence ATGTGGACCAATCTCGACCGCCCCCCGCTCGATGTCGCGGCTCTTCGTCGAGCTCTTGTCGATGGGCCGCAAGCGTCCTGGTCGAGGCTCGACGTGGTCGAGCAAACTGGTTCGACCAACGCCGACCTCATTGCGCGCGCCGACGGGCTCGCCGATCGCACCGCGCTTGTCGCCGAGCATCAGGACAGCGGACGTGGCCGTCATTCACGGCCGTTCTCCGGCGCGCCTCGATCACAGATCCTCCTGTCGGTACTGATGAAATTTCCAGGAATCGATCCGGCCGTCCTCGGGTGGCTACCGCTCCTGACCGGAGTCGCCGTAGTCGACGCGCTGCGAACGGTGGCGGCTGTCGACGCTGCCTTGAAATGGCCGAACGACGTCTTGATCGAGGGGCGAAAGGTCGCTGGAATTCTCGCCGAAGTGGCTACCTACGGTCCGCATCCGGTCGTGGTGGTCGGAATCGGGCTGAACGTGTCGATGACGACTGAGGAATTGCCCGTCCCGACGGCCACATCGCTGGTGCTCGAGAGTGCGGTCGTGGCCGATCGTGACACCATTCTGCGCGCAATCTTGCGTGGAATCGGTGCCGAGGTCGATTCCTGGAAGAACTCCGGTTGGAACACCGAGCATCTCGCTCAGCGATACCGCGAGCGGTGCGACACGGTGGGCCGGAGAGTTCGCGTCGAGATGCCTGGGGATCGAGTGTTGGTGGGGGAGGCGACCGACGTCGATGTTCACGGCCGCATCGTCGTTCGCGACGATGAGTCCGGGCAATCGGTCGCGGTAGCGGCCGGGGATGTCACGCACCTACGCGCGGTGGATCCTGAGTAA
- a CDS encoding GtrA family protein: MPSIDSLIHRLPGPLRVLAIRHTELIKFAIVGGTTMVFDLVIFYSLSLTILEPKPVVAKIISGVMATILSYILNREWAFKNRGGRERHHEALLFFTISGIGVILAAAPLWVANNLFDIREGHNSLTMVLVLDFILNYIIGNLLQMIFRFWALRKFAFPDENARGAAAGSTDYDPTPAEAAEEQLGHS, from the coding sequence GTGCCCTCGATCGACAGTTTGATTCATCGCCTTCCCGGTCCGTTACGGGTGCTGGCGATTCGTCACACCGAGCTGATCAAATTTGCAATCGTCGGTGGGACCACGATGGTGTTCGACCTGGTGATCTTCTATTCGCTGAGTCTGACCATCCTCGAGCCCAAGCCTGTCGTCGCGAAGATCATCTCGGGCGTGATGGCGACCATTTTGAGCTACATCCTCAACCGAGAGTGGGCCTTCAAGAATCGTGGTGGCCGCGAGCGCCATCACGAGGCTTTGCTGTTCTTCACGATCAGCGGGATCGGTGTCATTCTGGCGGCTGCCCCGCTGTGGGTGGCGAACAACTTGTTCGACATCCGCGAAGGGCACAACAGCCTGACGATGGTGTTGGTTCTCGACTTCATCCTGAACTACATCATCGGCAATCTTCTACAGATGATATTCCGGTTCTGGGCGCTACGAAAGTTCGCATTCCCCGACGAGAATGCGCGAGGCGCTGCGGCGGGATCGACCGATTACGATCCGACGCCCGCGGAAGCTGCCGAGGAGCAACTCGGCCACAGCTGA
- a CDS encoding PH domain-containing protein, with translation MGYPEDALADEEELLLHHHPHWKKLVLPALTFILVTAVAGFVIGLFSVKLDGSSATVASIVTAVLWAIVVAWRCIAPLIGWKCTHFIVTDRRVLIRQGVITHSGIDIPMGRISNVQFRHGLIDRMLGTGTLIIASASDDPLEFDDIPRVQRVHSLLYQQVFEALEIRRDDRPRFDDGEVSYEESSDSAKRGWRAGKRW, from the coding sequence ATGGGGTATCCGGAAGATGCGTTGGCAGACGAGGAAGAACTGCTTTTGCATCATCACCCGCATTGGAAGAAGCTGGTGCTACCTGCGTTGACATTCATCCTCGTCACCGCTGTCGCAGGTTTCGTGATCGGCCTCTTCTCGGTAAAGCTCGACGGTTCGAGTGCCACCGTCGCATCGATTGTCACTGCAGTTCTGTGGGCGATCGTCGTCGCCTGGCGGTGCATTGCCCCCCTCATCGGCTGGAAATGCACGCACTTCATCGTCACCGACCGCCGAGTGCTCATCCGGCAGGGCGTCATCACCCACTCGGGAATCGATATCCCGATGGGCCGTATTTCCAATGTCCAGTTTCGGCACGGACTGATCGACCGCATGCTCGGTACCGGAACCCTCATCATTGCTTCGGCGTCGGACGACCCGTTGGAGTTCGACGACATTCCACGCGTCCAGCGGGTTCACTCGCTTCTCTACCAGCAGGTATTCGAAGCGCTGGAGATTCGCCGGGACGACCGTCCACGGTTCGACGACGGAGAAGTCTCGTACGAGGAGTCCTCGGACTCGGCGAAAAGAGGATGGCGCGCGGGGAAACGCTGGTAA
- a CDS encoding HAMP domain-containing sensor histidine kinase: MRRRILQSILAVVLLTALLLGLPLVYTAWLWVEDFTRDDLQRRLDRMASEILSQEGDRGIVEGVLDIGSLRLAVPEGGRLVVVFPTPQDAASRVDIGESFVPAPLVESLSLGTAGSLRLEVPSHDMRTLQKQAVGAVALVVLASILIGTAVAVLTANRLADPLRDVARRAQRLAEGDFRPDPRRHGIAELDRVSEVLDSATVEIAGRLQREHALVADVSHQLRSRLTAVRLRLDELSTHPDPDVVAEADEAMAQVDRLTLAIDELVRSSRSDGAAGAEDVAVVAELSGVIGEWQRNFEDAGRTLELEGGPGLKASVTGSRLREAVAVLVDNALSHGGGKCTVAVRLIPALDTAERRREPLVCIEVSDEGSGVSNELAPHIFDRGFSGAGSTGVGLALARALVEADGGRLELQRRKPAMFSVFLPASREEASAPSPRAREPR; encoded by the coding sequence ATGCGCCGTCGCATACTGCAGTCCATCCTGGCAGTCGTCCTGCTGACCGCTCTACTGCTCGGTCTGCCCCTTGTTTACACCGCCTGGCTATGGGTGGAGGATTTCACTCGCGACGACCTTCAACGTCGGCTCGATCGGATGGCATCGGAAATCCTGTCGCAAGAGGGGGACCGAGGCATCGTGGAGGGTGTCCTGGACATCGGCTCGCTCAGGTTGGCGGTCCCAGAAGGTGGACGTCTCGTCGTGGTGTTTCCGACACCACAGGATGCCGCGTCGAGGGTGGACATCGGTGAGAGCTTCGTACCCGCCCCGTTGGTGGAATCGCTGTCGTTGGGAACTGCAGGATCGCTACGGCTCGAAGTGCCGTCTCACGATATGCGAACCTTGCAGAAACAAGCTGTCGGTGCAGTGGCCCTCGTGGTGTTGGCATCGATTCTGATTGGAACCGCAGTGGCCGTATTGACCGCCAATCGTCTGGCCGATCCGCTGCGCGACGTCGCACGACGGGCGCAGCGACTCGCCGAGGGAGACTTTCGTCCCGATCCACGACGGCACGGAATTGCCGAGCTCGACCGGGTCTCGGAAGTCCTCGACTCGGCGACGGTCGAGATCGCGGGCAGACTGCAACGCGAACATGCGCTGGTCGCCGACGTATCGCACCAGCTGCGCAGTCGGCTGACGGCCGTCCGGCTTCGGCTCGACGAACTATCTACGCATCCAGATCCCGATGTAGTCGCCGAAGCCGATGAAGCGATGGCACAGGTGGACCGCTTGACCCTCGCGATCGACGAGTTGGTGCGTTCGTCCCGTAGCGACGGAGCAGCAGGCGCCGAGGATGTAGCTGTCGTCGCGGAACTCAGCGGAGTCATCGGGGAGTGGCAGCGAAACTTCGAGGATGCCGGCCGAACACTGGAACTCGAAGGTGGACCGGGACTCAAGGCATCGGTAACGGGTTCGAGATTGCGCGAGGCAGTCGCGGTCCTGGTGGACAACGCACTCTCGCACGGCGGCGGCAAATGCACCGTCGCAGTGCGGCTGATTCCGGCACTGGACACGGCCGAGCGGCGGCGCGAGCCGCTGGTCTGTATCGAGGTCTCGGACGAGGGCAGCGGCGTCAGCAACGAGTTGGCCCCGCATATCTTCGATCGCGGGTTCTCCGGCGCCGGATCGACAGGCGTGGGTCTCGCTCTCGCACGAGCACTCGTCGAGGCGGACGGTGGAAGGCTGGAACTGCAGCGACGCAAGCCAGCGATGTTCTCGGTGTTCCTGCCTGCGTCACGCGAAGAAGCCAGTGCCCCGTCGCCACGGGCTCGCGAGCCACGCTGA